CGGCCAGCGGCTGGCTAAACGCGGCAAGGTTGTCGGGTTTTTCCGGGGCCTGAGCAATCAGCACAGCAGTAGTCAGCCTGCGTCTCCCAAGAACAACGATCTCCACTACGTTCTCAACGAGGGGCGTCACTCGCTTGATAACGACCACAATGACTATAACGACCTCAGAGAGCTGTTGTTGCAGAAACGAGGGCTGGGGGCCAACAAAGTGAGGACCCAGATCCAGGCGTACAACTACCACAATTCTCGCCTATTGCAGCTTCCCACAGAGGTGCTTCTTCAGATCTTCAAGCATTTGGACAAGTCTGACTTGTTCTCGTTGCTCACGGTGTGTCGAGAGTTCAGCGAATTGATTGTGGAGATTTTGTGGTACCGGCCCAATTTCCAGGTGGACTCAGCTTTCCATAAGATCACAGAAGTCATGAAGAGGCCGCGGCTGCAAACGCATTGGGATTACCGCAACTACATCAAAAGGCTCAACTTGTCGTTCATGACAAAGCTCATGGACGATGAGCTGCTCTATTTGTTCCGGGGTTGCCCAAAGCTCGAGCGGTTGACGTTGGTGAACTGCCATAAAGTGACCAGCAAGCCAATAACTGAGGTGCTTCAAAATTGCGAGCACTTGCAGTCCATTGACATGACGGGCGTTCAAGATATCCAAGATGAAATCTTCTACGCTTTGGCAAAAAATTGTCCCAGGCTACAAGGGCTTTATGCTCCTGGTTGCGGCAACATTCTGGAAGACGCCATCATTCTGGTGCTCCGAGCATGCCCCATGCTAAAGCGTGTGAAATTCAACAACTCGGAAAACATCACTAACGACACCATCTTGGCCATGTACGAAAACTGCAAGCTGCTAGTAGAGATTGACTTACATAATTGCCCAAAAGTCACCGATAAGCACTTGCGCAGCATCTTCTGTGAGCATTTGCAGCTACGAGAGTTTCGAATCTCAAATGCCCCGGGAATCACTGACGATTTGTTCCTGCTGGTTCCCGAGGACCAAACTCTCGAAAAGTTGCGTATCATTGACGTGACGGGCTGTAATGCTATTACGGATAAGTTAGTTGAGCGCATGGTCCGCTGTGCTCCTCGTCTTCGAAACGTTGTGCTTTCCAAATGCATGCAAATCACAGACGCCTCGTTGCGCCATTTAACAAAATTGGGCAGGCTGCTTCATTACATCCACTTGGGCCACTGTGCTCTTCTCACGGATTTTGGCGTCCAGGCTCTTGTAAGATCCTGCCATCGCATACAATACATCGACTTGGCATGCTGCTCGCAGTTGACTGACTGGACGCTAATAGAGCTTCTGAGTCTTCCCAAGTTGCGGAGAATTGGGTTGGTCAAGTGCAATTTAATATCAGACGCAGGCATCATGGAGTTGGTTCGTCGGCGTGGCGAGCAGGACTGTTTGGAAAGAGTCCACCTTTCATATTGCACCAACTTGACCATCGGACCAATttactttttgttgaagaactgTCCACGATTGACCCACTTATCGCTCACAGGTATATCTGCATTTCTACGTCGCGAGATCACCCAGTATTGCCGTGATCCACCTCCTGATTTCACCGAGAACCAGAAGTCATCATTCTGTGTCTTCTCGGGGCATGGTGTTGTACAACTACGTAACTACCTCGACACCTTGATGGATCAGCGTGCGTACATTCTCGAGCATTACGGGTTCCAGGACGACGTTGCACCAACATTCTTACCTGATAGAAGACGCAGGCAATTTGGAGATAACGAAGAGGGCGGGACATTCCCAACAGGAACCCAACTTCCAGCTAACCAAATGGGCTTTGGTCAAGTGTTGCCGTTGCCAACCTTGAGGGGCCGTATTTTTACTCAACAAAACGCAAATGCAGATCCTCCTAGCAatcaaggacaaggagATCAGACTCAATATCCAACTCCCGAGCAGTACAACCAGCTTCGCATGGCAGGACCATGGGATGCTCAGAGGAACGTTGGAGCAGGTCGATTTCCTGGAGCCGGTGACGGCAGGAACTTGAATAATGAGGAGGACAATATGTCCACATGGGCTGCTCAGAGAGGACTTGGGGAGTTGAGACAGGCGAGAGAGACGACACCGTCGAGAAGTTGGAATCCGCCAAACATGGAAGGGCTGGAAGGCATATTTAGGCAGCTTCTTGCTGTTGACGGCCAGAACAGACAACGGTTCGGCGCCTTGTACCATCCACTCAACTCTCAGCTTGACAATGTCAATCTGCGGCTTCGAGAACAGGGCCAAGCCCAGGGCCAAGGCGGAGCACCAGTACAAGTGAGGCCCGGCAATGCTCCGCATATAGCCCAGGCACCCGTGTTTGGCAACGACGAGCCCATGGAAGGCGAGGAGGACTCAGAGATGGAGGCTGTTGATTTGTTCCCTCGGATGAGATGACGAGGCATTTAAAAGATAAAATTAGGCTTAGCTCAACGGGTAAGAATAGAAGGTTGCAAACATCAAATGTAGAGTAAACCTATTGCCTTTAGATTGGCGAaaggtggtgatgaagtcGCTCTCTCAATTCGTGAAGTCGATCAGACTCGTTCTGGATCCCCCGCAACCGGAGGTGAAGACAGGCCACGAAGTCAGCCATTTTCCTTCCCAGATGCTTCAGGATCTTGCTAACAAAAGCCCTTTTCAACAGCACCCTGTTCTGTTTGCTCAGTAAGTCGCAGGACTCCTTCGAGCACGTTGTAGACCTCAAATCAgccaattcttcttcttcttcttcttcgccattCGCCTGCCGCCAAAAGTACTGGTAGTCCAGcaacaatttcaccaaGCTGCGTTGTCTTGCAAACCACAGTGGATACattctctcttcctccacGAGCCAGCACAAGTGTCTCAGTCTCGTAACCTCAAGCTTCTCAGGAAGCGTATGAGCAGAGCATCCCAACAGCAGTAGGCACATTTTTCTGCCACCAGAAACCACTCCACAAACAAAATCTGTTGTTTTCTGCTGAAGCTGGAGCACCTCGTGTGGACGAAGCGTGACCAAGGCGTTGAACTCTCCATTCTCGCCGAGATACTCGTCGCCGAAACTGCCGTTGGCGTTTACAAGTTTTCGTGGGGACAATGAGACGGGCATGGGATGGATTTTGTGGAAATTCAATGAGGGGGAAGAATTGTTTGATTTTCGAAAGCTTGGGATGAGGAGGGCTATTTTCTTGTGGAGTTGAAAGAGACGgtggattttgcagccattttggagccaaaaaaatggctgcgaaaagagaaaggaaGTTGAGTACTTAGGGAGTTTGGGCTGGGGAACATGTGAGCACAGTCGAATGGCAAGAGAATTCAGAGATGGTATCCGATTactctctcttcaatgaatacaaaaaacaaaaaaagaaaaaaaaaatctttCAGCAACTTCAATTTCATGCTGGAAGCATTGCTTGGATTTTGACTGTGTCTTAACTTCAGTGGTCACTCTCCATGTGACTATGAGAGTTAGTTGTATAAGATAAATTGCTCATACTACAACTGCTGGATTCAATTGTGTCATCATTCCATGGGATTTAAGATCGTGGCTTCATCGTTTCTGGGGAGGAAGACAGACTATGATAAGTTCTCGCCACTTTAATTGGCCTTACTTGCCATATGTCTCACCCACCGTCAGCAAACAACTCAAGAAGACTGTCATCTTTCTTTGTACTCTATCGTAACGTTTATTGATTTACAAAGTACATCAGAAAGGTTTGGTAGCTTGTAGTAGTTGCAAATGTGTATCCTCAGTGGAAgtggtggctgcgaaaagagtCTCATCAAAAGGAGTATTCACCATCTCTGTGAGCCATTTATAGggttttgatgagtttttgGTCTTTGAATTAGTGCATAATTCGACATTCACAGCTTTTTATCAAGTCATGAGCCAAATTGAATTCACCTCTGACACCTGCAGGGTTCAAGCCCTcatctctcttcttgccaCGTGACTACAAGATCCTGCTCACTGTGCACTTTTCGCCCTGGCACTACTGCGATTTTTTCCACCCCAGCGCACCCAgtaggaaaaaaaaaagtccCAGTAGAAGCCTGGTTTTTTTACCTATCACCTACAACACACAATGTATGTTTGAATAAGACATGAAAGAGGcagaagtacttgaagaagctgttgTTGTTATTGTTTTTGATATTATTATGATTCCAAAGCCGTCCATATAATTCAAAATAACCACCTCCCCGAGAAGATCCccaaaagatgaaaagtCTATCCAATGAAAATCAGATCAAACTGATCAGAGTAAAGAGCGATTCAAAAATCGTACAACTCGATCTAATCACGAACCTGTAAAAGTATCGCAGAAGTTTCCAAATCCACGATGTCCATCGCCGCTCactcatcgtcatcgaCTTGTTCCACATGTCAAACATGGTGTTCACCACGCCCTCGTCCATAGATTTCCACTGATTACTCCACTTCTGCCTCCATCGCACCCAAACATCTACTAACAAAACAGGACTAAGAGAACTAAGAAGGTCGGCATCACCGGTAAGTTCGGTGTGAGATACGGttcttccttgagaagacagaccaagaagttggaggtGCAGCAGCACGCCAAGTACGACTGTTCTTTCTGCGGTAAGAGAACCACCAGAAGAACCGCTGCTGGTATCTGGCACTGCAAGGCTTGCGGCAAGACCGTTGCCGGTGGCGCTTACACTGTGTCCACTGCCGCTGCCGCCACCGTCAGATCGACCATCCGTCGTTTGAGAGACTTGGCCGAGGCCTAAGTAACCTAATGATATACATTTAAGGAGAAGACTGTAGAAGTAGGATGGCGTGAAAAGATTCAAGGTGCTAATAGTACGTGTGAGTGCATTATCTGGCAGGTGGTCGTTCGAGTAAGTGACATGAGATGTTGGTATTTAAATGATTGTACTCTTAATCTCTTGGCTCTGTTGTGTGGTCATTTGCTAGACGACAGTGCTACGGAAGGCACTAGTAAGATGAACCTCAAAGTTGCTTACCGAGACCCTCTCCCGATTGAACCCCCACAGTAGGCTAATCTACATTTTCTAAATCC
This DNA window, taken from Candidozyma auris chromosome 7, complete sequence, encodes the following:
- the GRR1 gene encoding SCF ubiquitin ligase complex subunit GRR1, producing MVANTNQDGQRSAKRGKVVGFFRGSSNQHSSSQPASPKNNDLHYVLNEGRHSLDNDHNDYNDLRESLLQKRGSGANKVRTQIQAYNYHNSRLLQLPTEVLLQIFKHLDKSDLFSLLTVCREFSELIVEILWYRPNFQVDSAFHKITEVMKRPRSQTHWDYRNYIKRLNLSFMTKLMDDESLYLFRGCPKLERLTLVNCHKVTSKPITEVLQNCEHLQSIDMTGVQDIQDEIFYALAKNCPRLQGLYAPGCGNISEDAIISVLRACPMLKRVKFNNSENITNDTILAMYENCKSLVEIDLHNCPKVTDKHLRSIFCEHLQLREFRISNAPGITDDLFSSVPEDQTLEKLRIIDVTGCNAITDKLVERMVRCAPRLRNVVLSKCMQITDASLRHLTKLGRSLHYIHLGHCALLTDFGVQALVRSCHRIQYIDLACCSQLTDWTLIELSSLPKLRRIGLVKCNLISDAGIMELVRRRGEQDCLERVHLSYCTNLTIGPIYFLLKNCPRLTHLSLTGISAFLRREITQYCRDPPPDFTENQKSSFCVFSGHGVVQLRNYLDTLMDQRAYILEHYGFQDDVAPTFLPDRRRRQFGDNEEGGTFPTGTQLPANQMGFGQVLPLPTLRGRIFTQQNANADPPSNQGQGDQTQYPTPEQYNQLRMAGPWDAQRNVGAGRFPGAGDGRNLNNEEDNMSTWAAQRGLGELRQARETTPSRSWNPPNMEGSEGIFRQLLAVDGQNRQRFGALYHPLNSQLDNVNSRLREQGQAQGQGGAPVQVRPGNAPHIAQAPVFGNDEPMEGEEDSEMEAVDLFPRMR
- the RPL43A gene encoding 60S ribosomal eL43 domain-containing protein; protein product: MSQIEFTSDTCRKPGFFTYHLQHTMTKRTKKVGITGKFGVRYGSSLRRQTKKLEVQQHAKYDCSFCGKRTTRRTAAGIWHCKACGKTVAGGAYTVSTAAAATVRSTIRRLRDLAEA